The proteins below come from a single Pedobacter sp. MC2016-14 genomic window:
- a CDS encoding RagB/SusD family nutrient uptake outer membrane protein → MKKLAYKNMIKVVALTMVVTLGSCKKEFLEVVPKGKLLAQKVSEYNLLLSNLPLINIGASNSQVLMGDEVAAFEPYFSAAVLKTQRTFKWEDILYQPEEDAGEIVVPMTNIYLYNKVINEVPDAIEGTEQDKLRIEAEARAGRAWTYFQLINYFGKPYNENTSATDLGYPIVTEADVAETKFTRASVKEVYEFILQDLNAAIPNLPAQISHRTRMSKSAAEGILGKVLVFMGRYNEAIPHFDAAISGLQNATVPVRIYDYKVELATGGAFTPIGTNGPATPTIVNQAESVYAKQFSANWMGSSNEIVISPQTVALFSSTDLRLRWYTPTARSGPAYPANVLKKNGSTQTPFGVLVPDLYLLRAEAKVRNNDFSGAKADVEALRINRFPANDPAIAVPANIVGQKMPLLNFILNERIREFAVMGYRWFDMRRLSVDPLFMQNTYTHTIFSATGTVAETITLRPERLVMRFPQKLIDQNPGMPNNP, encoded by the coding sequence ATGAAGAAATTAGCATATAAAAATATGATAAAAGTAGTGGCGCTAACGATGGTAGTGACACTAGGCTCCTGCAAGAAGGAATTTCTTGAGGTAGTGCCAAAAGGAAAACTACTTGCTCAAAAAGTGTCTGAATACAATCTGCTATTGAGTAACCTTCCTTTAATTAATATAGGCGCATCCAATTCTCAGGTTTTAATGGGGGACGAGGTGGCAGCATTTGAGCCTTATTTTAGTGCTGCTGTTTTAAAGACGCAGCGTACATTTAAATGGGAAGATATTCTCTATCAGCCTGAAGAGGACGCCGGGGAAATTGTTGTTCCTATGACTAACATATATTTGTACAACAAAGTGATAAATGAGGTTCCTGATGCAATAGAAGGTACAGAACAAGATAAATTGAGAATTGAGGCAGAAGCTAGGGCAGGAAGAGCATGGACTTATTTTCAACTTATAAATTATTTCGGTAAACCGTACAACGAAAATACATCTGCAACTGATCTTGGCTATCCAATAGTTACTGAAGCGGATGTTGCGGAAACGAAATTTACAAGAGCTAGCGTTAAAGAAGTTTACGAATTTATACTGCAAGACCTTAATGCCGCTATTCCAAACCTACCTGCTCAAATATCTCATCGTACAAGGATGTCAAAATCCGCAGCAGAAGGCATACTGGGAAAAGTTTTGGTGTTTATGGGGAGGTATAATGAAGCAATTCCGCACTTTGATGCCGCAATTTCAGGCTTGCAAAATGCAACTGTGCCGGTAAGGATATATGATTATAAAGTTGAGTTAGCAACAGGTGGAGCTTTCACTCCTATTGGAACAAATGGACCAGCCACACCTACGATAGTAAATCAGGCTGAAAGCGTATATGCAAAACAATTCTCTGCGAACTGGATGGGATCATCAAATGAAATTGTTATTAGCCCTCAAACCGTAGCTTTATTTAGCTCTACGGATTTGCGTTTGAGGTGGTATACTCCAACCGCGAGATCTGGACCAGCTTACCCTGCAAATGTTTTGAAAAAGAATGGTAGTACACAAACACCATTTGGTGTTTTGGTTCCGGATCTATATTTACTTAGAGCTGAAGCCAAAGTTAGGAATAATGACTTCAGTGGTGCCAAAGCTGATGTAGAAGCATTGCGTATCAATAGATTTCCAGCTAATGATCCTGCCATTGCAGTACCTGCAAATATAGTTGGTCAGAAAATGCCTCTTTTGAACTTCATTTTAAATGAACGTATCCGTGAGTTTGCTGTTATGGGATATAGATGGTTTGACATGAGAAGATTATCGGTAGATCCCCTTTTTATGCAAAACACTTATACCCATACTATATTTTCTGCAACAGGAACTGTAGCTGAAACTATTACACTGCGACCTGAGCGTTTGGTGATGAGATTTCCTCAAAAATTGATAGATCAAAATCCAGGGATGCCTAATAATCCTTAA